A genome region from Apus apus isolate bApuApu2 chromosome 2, bApuApu2.pri.cur, whole genome shotgun sequence includes the following:
- the PRDM14 gene encoding LOW QUALITY PROTEIN: PR domain zinc finger protein 14 (The sequence of the model RefSeq protein was modified relative to this genomic sequence to represent the inferred CDS: deleted 1 base in 1 codon; substituted 2 bases at 2 genomic stop codons) translates to MALSLAGESVPGDGGDTLGRSPASLAAYYPSFLPAAQYFEAAPDFFQPLKSLGGLLPASPPLPPFSFSRVPAFLSQPPPLPAEPFPGFPLPLYAKPLDPLAAGSPGVGGATGQSYRYNFTEEELNAVLYGALRSSQPAGSLHAISGLRVPPTSPGKGGDDLGCGGCRGRQDPPAALHLHGRGRVVEEFLFCRCCGLLLRPAARQGLTAATRRXGPXAVGHPPLPAAAQPRSARPVPAGLSVLRVAYGDVSQLGVFCTDPIPKGVRFGPFQGKVVNTSEIKTYDDNSLMWEIFEYGRLSHFIDGKGASGNWMSLVNCARFPEEQNLTAIQCQGQIFYESCKEILPKQELLVWYGDCYVQFLGIPISLKGMPEGKRPPQNPEEAGESFKCERCGKVFAYKYYRDKHLKYTRCVDQGDRKFPCHLCNRSFEKRDRLRIHILHVHEKHRPHKCSVCGKSFSQSSSLNKHMRVHSGERPYKCVYCNKAFTASSILRTHIRQHSGEKPFKCKHCGKAFASHAAHDSHVRRTHSKEKGCTCSVCGQHFPEQEDYHFHMKTHSAH, encoded by the exons ATGGCGCTATCCCTGGCCGGGGAGTCTGTCCCCGGAGACGGAGGAGACACGCTCGGGAGGAGCCCCGCCAGCCTGGCTGCCTACTACCCTTCTTTCCTCCCGGCTGCCCAGTACTTCGAGGCGGCCCCCGACTTCTTTCAGCCCTTGAAATCCCTGGGCGGGCTGCTCCCCGCCTCCCCACCTCTGCCCCCCTTTAGCTTCAGCAGAGTCCCCGCTTTCCTGAGCCAGCCGCCCCCCCTGCCCGCCGAGCCCTTCCCCGGCTTCCCCTTGCCCCTCTACGCGAAGCCGCTGGACCCCTT GGCCGCCGGCAGCCCCGGGGTTGGCGGGGCGACGGGGCAGAGCTACAGGTACAACTTCACCGAGGAGGAGCTGAACGCGGTGCTGTACGGGGCGCTCCGGAGCAGCCAGCCAGCCGGGAGCCTGCACGCCATCTCGGGGCTCCGGGTGCCCCCCACCAGCCCGGGTAAGG GAGGGGATGATTTGGGTTGCGGCGGGTGTCGGGGAAGGCAAGACCCTCCCGCGGCTCTGCACCTGCACGGCCGTGGCCGGGTTGTAGAAGAGTTCCTCTTCTGCAGGTGCTGCGGACTCCTCCTCCGCCCCGCTGCTCGACAAGGACTCACTGCAGCTACCCGAAGGTAAGGGCCCTAAGCTGTC GGGCACCCACCGCTCCCGGCCGCGGCCCAGCCGCGCTCAGCCcgccctgtccctgcagggctgtcGGTGCTGCGGGTGGCGTACGGGGACGTGTCTCAGCTCGGAGTGTTCTGCACGGACCCCATCCCCAAAGGAGTCCGCTTCGGCCCTTTCCAAGGCAAAGTGGTCAACACCAGCGAGATCAAGACTTACGACGACAACTCGCTGATGTGGGAG ATCTTTGAATACGGTCGCCTGAGCCACTTCATAGACGGGAAAGGCGCCTCTGGCAACTGGATGTCGCTGGTGAACTGCGCCAGGTTCCCCGAGGAGCAGAATTTGACTGCTATCCAGTGCCAGGGGCAAATATTCTACGAGAGCTGCAAGGAAATCTTGCCGAAGCAGGAGTTGCTGGTGTGGTACGGCGACTGCTACGTGCAATTCCTGGGCATCCCCATCAGCCTGAAGGGCATGCCGGAGGGGAAGAGACCCCCGCAGAACCCCGAAG AAGCCGGGGAGAGTTTTAAATGCGAGCGCTGCGGCAAGGTTTTTGCCTACAAGTACTACCGGGACAAGCACCTCAAGTACACTCGCTGCGTGGACCAGGGCGATCGCAAATTTCCTTGTCACCTTTGTAACCGATCCTTTGAAAaaagagacaggctgaggatCCACATTCTCCACGTTCACGAAAAGCACAGACCTCACAAG tgcTCTGTGTGTGGGAAGAGCTTTTCCCAGTCTTCCAGCCTGAACAAACACATGAGGGTTCACTCTGGGGAGCGCCCCTACAAATGTGTCTACTGCAACAAG GCATTCACAGCATCCAGCATCCTGCGCACTCACATCCGCCAGCACTCAGGGGAGAAGCCCTTCAAGTGCAAACACTGCGGCAAAGCCTTCGCCTCCCACGCAGCCCACGACAGCCACGTGCGCCGCACGCACAGCAAGGAGAAGGGCTGCACGTGCTCGGTGTGCGGCCAGCACTTCCCAGAGCAGGAGGATTACCACTTCCACATGAAGACTCACTCTGCTCATTAG